In Hoeflea sp. 108, the genomic stretch CCTCGACCAGCTCGACCAGGCGGTTGCCGCCGTGCGTCTGGGCGTCCAGGATCTGGCCAATTCGCAAGCCGCCGTCGAAGCCGCGGGCAATGTCGCCCATGCCGCTTCGGGCGGGGCGATCGACCCGTTCGTGTTCCGCTTCGCCATCTTCGTTCTGGCGATCTTCGTCGGCTACTACGTCGTGTGGTCGGTGACCCCGGCACTGCACACGCCTTTGATGGCCGTCACCAACGCCATCTCGTCGGTCATCGTGGTCGGCGCGCTGCTTGCCGTCGGCATCGCCGCTTCCGGCCTTGCCACCGGCTTCGGCTTCGTCGCCTTGGTGCTGGCCTCGGTCAACATCTTCGGCGGCTTCCTCGTCACCCAGCGCATGCTGGCCATGTACAAGAAGAAGGACAAGTGACGTGAACGTGAACCTCGCTTCCTTCCTCTACCTGGTCTCCGGCATCCTGTTCATCCTGGCGCTGCGCGGCCTGTCGCATCCGACCACCAGCCGCAAGGGCAACACCTACGGCATGATCGGCATGGCCATCGCCATCGCCACCACGCTGGCGCTGGCCAAGCCGTCGGCGACCGGCCTCGGCCTGATCGTGCTTGGCCTGGTCATCGGCGGCGGCGTCGGTGCGCTGACCGCACGCCGCATCGCCATGACCTCGATGCCGCAGCTGGTCGCTGCCTTCCACAGCCTCGTCGGTCTGGCCGCCGTGATGGTCGCGGCTGCCGCGATCTATGCGCCCGAAAGCTTCGGCATCGGCTCGGTCGGCGCCATCCATGGCCAGGCCCTGGTCGAGATGAGCCTCGGTGTCGCCATCGGCGCCATCACCTTTACCGGCTCGGTCATCGCCTTCCTCAAGCTCGACGGCCGCATGTCGGGCAAGCCGATCATGCTGCCGGCCCGCCATCTGATCAACGCCGCACTCGGCATCGGCCTGGTCGTGCTGATCGTGCTTCTGGTCACCACCCAGTCGACGACCATCTTCTGGCTGATCGTCGCCCTGTCGCTGGCGCTCGGCGTGCTGTTGATCATCCCGATCGGCGGCGCCGACATGCCGGTGGTCGTCTCGATGCTCAACTCCTATTCGGGTTGGGCGGCAGCAGCACTTGGCTTCACGCTCGGCAACCTGGCGCTGATCATCACCGGCGCGCTGGTCGGCTCCTCGGGTGCGATCCTCAGCTACATCATGTGCAAGGGCATGAACCGCTCGTTCATCTCCGTCATTCTCGGCGGCTTCGGCGGCGAGACGGCGGCTGCAACCGACGACGGCATCCAGCGCACGGTCAAGACGGGCGCTGCCGACGATGCGGCCTATCTGATGATGAACGCCCAGAAGGTCATCATCGTGCCGGGCTACGGCATGGCGGTGGCCCAGGCCCAGCATGCGCTGCGCGAGATGGCCGACAAGCTCAAGGCCAATGGCGTTGAGGTCAAATACGCCATCCACCCGGTGGCAGGCCGCATGCCCGGGCACATGAACGTGCTGCTGGCCGAAGCCAACGTGCCTTACGACGAGGTCTTCGAACTCGAAGACATCAACTCGGAGTTCGCCCAGGCTGACGTCGCTTATGTCATCGGCGCCAACGACGTCACCAACCCCTCGGCGCGCGACGACAAGAGCTCGCCGATCTACGGCATGCCGATCCTCGACGTCGACAAGGCCCGCACCTGCCTGTTCGTCAAGCGCAGCCTAGGCTCGGGTTATGCCGGCATCGACAACACGCTGTTCTACAAGGACGGCACCATGATGCTGCTCGGCGACGCCAAGAAGATGACCGAAGAGATCGTCAAGGCCATGGACCACTGAGCCAAAAGCTCAGCCAGCCCATCGACATCACCGACAACGAAAAGCCCGGCAAAACGCCGGGCTTTTTGCTTTTGCGATCGTGCTGCAGGGCGCGTCGTGTCGCGCCATACCTCTCACCCGCCAACCGGCACTTGCCGCCGGGCGATCGATCTGCGATCCCGGTACCGGGCAAAGAACTGGATCCACGTGGAGTTGGCATTGCGCAGTGTGGGCTTGATCGTTTCGGCCATCGTCCTTGTCGTCGCCATCGTGCTTTCGACCGCCTGGGCGGCGCTGGCGCTTTGGTATCGGCTGCCTGCGCCTGACCTTGCCAAGGCGCTCGTTGCCTGCCTTTTCGTCCTGCTCGGCCTTGCGGCAGCCATCGGGCTTTTCACCGTTTGGCGCGTCCACGCGCTGGCGCTGTTCGTCATCGGTTTCGCCGCGGTGCTGGTGTGGTGGAACACCATCGTCCCGTCCAACCATGCCGAATTCGCACCCGACGTGGCCCGCCAGGTCACCGGCGCGCGCGACGGCGACGTGCTGACCCTGACCAACGTCCGCGACTTTGACTGGCGCAGCAACACCGACTTTACCGAACGCTGGACGACCCGCAGCTACGACCTGAGTAAGCTCAAGACGCTTGACCTGTTCATGTCCTACTGGGCCGGCCCCGAGATGGCGCAT encodes the following:
- a CDS encoding proton-translocating transhydrogenase family protein: MGVQDLANSQAAVEAAGNVAHAASGGAIDPFVFRFAIFVLAIFVGYYVVWSVTPALHTPLMAVTNAISSVIVVGALLAVGIAASGLATGFGFVALVLASVNIFGGFLVTQRMLAMYKKKDK
- a CDS encoding NAD(P)(+) transhydrogenase (Re/Si-specific) subunit beta, with protein sequence MNVNLASFLYLVSGILFILALRGLSHPTTSRKGNTYGMIGMAIAIATTLALAKPSATGLGLIVLGLVIGGGVGALTARRIAMTSMPQLVAAFHSLVGLAAVMVAAAAIYAPESFGIGSVGAIHGQALVEMSLGVAIGAITFTGSVIAFLKLDGRMSGKPIMLPARHLINAALGIGLVVLIVLLVTTQSTTIFWLIVALSLALGVLLIIPIGGADMPVVVSMLNSYSGWAAAALGFTLGNLALIITGALVGSSGAILSYIMCKGMNRSFISVILGGFGGETAAATDDGIQRTVKTGAADDAAYLMMNAQKVIIVPGYGMAVAQAQHALREMADKLKANGVEVKYAIHPVAGRMPGHMNVLLAEANVPYDEVFELEDINSEFAQADVAYVIGANDVTNPSARDDKSSPIYGMPILDVDKARTCLFVKRSLGSGYAGIDNTLFYKDGTMMLLGDAKKMTEEIVKAMDH